TTCTCAACGACATTAATCCAGGATAACGTTGAGCTAAGCTGCTTACCTGTTAAATCAAACATTCAAACTGGTGCTAATAATACTATGCATATCACAAGGAGTGAAATCAATTGAAAATGACtaattcaatgtttaaaaaattcaagaacTTTTGTTACCCTAAAGAGAAAGATCAGTTCGCCACTAAAACAAGCATATTCAATCGTCTCAAAAGTTGCgtatgatattttattagatGCCTACTATGAACGGATTTTAGTTCATTCCATTATATCCATAAAAACTTGCTTTTCATACCGTTCTTATAAGTAATCGAtcacaaacaaaagaaagataATGCTCGGTATCTAAGAGTAACGACTAACGGTCTTTAAAAAGAACACGTTGAAAAGGGGAAGGGATTAATTACCTTGTCCGTGAGAGGAACTCTTCCATATGGGGACGATTTCTCGAAATACTGAAAGTACAAACCACCCCATTTTTCATTCGGATGCCAGAAGTTATCATTCTCGAATGGTCCTTCGTCAGACGAGCATCCATCCCATCTCGACAACTTCTCACTCTCGCTCTCATCACTGAACGAATCATTAAAAGAATCCCTAGTCTCACTCGTCGAGTCTGTCTCTTCCCTATCCCTAACAAGTATCAAAAGCATTCACCGTTCAATCTACCAAAGGCAAAAAACACCATGAATCCCTATATTTCCATCCGTCGACTTGAAAAATTACTTCTTAAAGAAAGAAAGTGACGTCATTATACGCACAAAACAAATGAAACCGAAACTAAATGAGCTCGAATCACGCATCACAAATTAAATTTCTAACTACAGGATTTGCTTACTTTAAACAGTTAATCAATGAAGAGGTGGTGAAAATTTGGATAGCAGAGAGATAAGGCACAAAATATTGGTCTAAATTCTTGCCATCGTCGGCAGTAACTGGGACTCCAGCTCCATAGGCACTCCATTCACCAAAACTATTCCAAAGATCACCCAACATAAAATATTCAACTTTCTCCCTTTCCAAAGGATGCCATACCCTATTAAGCTTCTTCACATCATCCTGCTCAAAGACATACAtttggtgtgtgtgtgtatatatatatatatataaacacataaaaaacacaaatcaagattatgatttaaatgattattttaacaTGAAAATTAGGTGGGAATGGCAGACCTTGTACAAGAATCGAGATGGGACCATGGGTGTTGTGCTATCCAAGAAGGATTCCAGGTTTGTTAGCATTGAAGCCTTGTCTAAATTCAACATGATTTCTGTGTAAAAAGAGAGAGAATTTGGTCTACTTCTCTCCCCCAAAGCCTTCGAATGCAGAAGAGGCGAGGCAGCAAAAGGGATGAAGAATTCAGAGGAAGAAAATTTATTAAGGGAAAAGGGGAAGAGAAATTGACGGGATTTCTTACTTTTTTTGATTGTATTGAGGGAAGAAAACTAGcaaaaagaaaatcaaaaaaagaaaatttgggACCAAAAATATTTCTACCCTTTGATTTATGAACAAACTAGTTTCCAAAAATAAGGAATTATAGTAATATTTTCTTTCGATTTTTCTTTCTTGGAAAATGGATGAAGTTAACATATACATCCAAAAAAAGACAGAATATTGAATTCAAAGACAGGTTTCATTCACTGTGAAACTTGGACTCGGGTAAGATTTTCTCTTCCTCGTCAAAACCCAGAATTCTTCTCAAGGAAAACCCGAAATTtattcttcaaaaaaaaaaaaaaaactctcacCCATCCATATAACCGAAATCAAAACCCAACCCACAATACcaattcaaaattcaagaagaaaaaataaaaataaaactccTTTCTCGCCAAAAGAAATGCATGAAAATGAAGAGACGTTTGAATCACAATTTGAGACCAAAGCAAGCGTTTTTTGAGCCAAGAAACCGAAAAACCAaacgatttttttattttattttttatatattatattaatgtgAACAGAAAGTCACGGCCACTGATTAAAAAAAGGGATTAAGGTACCAGAATTGAGGCAATTAACAGGAGAAAACAAGGTCCCAAAAGCGTGCGTGGGGGAAGAATGTGAGACTCTTGAGCATTCAGATTCCTCAACAACGTTAAGACACAAAGCCAAGAGCCATTAATTTATGGGACTTGAAACATGTTTCAGTATCTGTCTCTGTCTCCCAAATTATACTCccaccgttgaaagataagctTCATTTATGCATTTCTTGCATTCATTAGGAATTATAATATGGCTTTTAATATACAAAttctttatctttttttttttccaaaaaaaagaaagaagaagaaatttttGAATGGGAAGATGACTTGGGAAAAAAAGTTCGAattttgattgtatattttgggtcaaataaagaataaaaaatCTTCCTAATCCAGGACCATTTCGGGGCTATCATTACTTACTTAATTATTCAAGATTACAACTGTTAATGGATAATTAATTGTGATTAATGGAAGGAAACAACTGTTGAGATTGTTATCAAGATCATCTAATTATTGAGTggaattatataatattttaaaaaaatatataggtTGACTGGATTATATGTGGAAtatgatataatatataaataatattaataaaacaattaattttttttcctggTTGTGGGTGAATATATCCAAAACTGTGGATTAATGAGTGGTTATCCAGATGGTCTCTGTATGGTCAACGTAAATGTCAAATTTTttggtcaaatttttttaataaaataacagtgGTTATTGTTAGAGATGACAACGGACGAGAACGGATTCATCATCCATATTTTCGTCTATGAATTCTATTTCTATCTTCATAAATGTCTCGATCTCCTGTTGTTTTGTGTTCGGAGAACCCCGAACTCGAAACCGTGAAGATCAAATCTTCATTctcgtttcaaaaatattaatgaacAAGAAAAGGCGGGTACGAGGATTCATTGA
This Primulina eburnea isolate SZY01 chromosome 2, ASM2296580v1, whole genome shotgun sequence DNA region includes the following protein-coding sequences:
- the LOC140822776 gene encoding uncharacterized protein, giving the protein MLNLDKASMLTNLESFLDSTTPMVPSRFLYKDDVKKLNRVWHPLEREKVEYFMLGDLWNSFGEWSAYGAGVPVTADDGKNLDQYFVPYLSAIQIFTTSSLINCLKDREETDSTSETRDSFNDSFSDESESEKLSRWDGCSSDEGPFENDNFWHPNEKWGGLYFQYFEKSSPYGRVPLTDKVSSLAQRYPGLMSLRSVDLSPASWMAVAWYPIYHIPGTGRTFKDLQACFLTYHTLSSSFQDMEFEYDVENVDGKTEEEVVISLTPFGLATYKMQGDVWISDKNAHGKEKLGLLSCRADSWLKQLGVQHHDFDYFMGVRHA